A window of the Fibrobacter sp. UWH6 genome harbors these coding sequences:
- a CDS encoding prepilin-type N-terminal cleavage/methylation domain-containing protein, which translates to MRQGFTLIELMIVVVAG; encoded by the coding sequence ATGCGTCAAGGTTTTACACTTATTGAGTTGATGATCGTGGTAGTGGCTGGT